A DNA window from Robbsia sp. KACC 23696 contains the following coding sequences:
- a CDS encoding oxidoreductase, translating to MTSPNSGKGYTGTQTPQTAGADFNAHTFLVWSILARVRTMQICKVMGVTNAGGIEAVGFVDLLPLVNQVDGNGNAVPHGTIYRCPYFRLQGGDNAVIIDPVVGDIGWAGFADRDISKVVATKAQANPGSGRKFDMADAVYFGGIINGTPKQYMAFSSNGIDILSPTRISLTAPVIVSNASSTFTVNSPQSQFSGAVIVQGLLSWLAGMTGSVVSGVASVITGAVQFVGTITSNGKSIDSTHTHGGVQEGGDITDPPN from the coding sequence ATGACGTCACCCAATAGCGGCAAGGGATACACCGGTACTCAGACTCCCCAGACAGCCGGCGCAGACTTCAATGCCCACACCTTCCTCGTCTGGTCGATCTTGGCGCGCGTTCGCACCATGCAGATCTGCAAAGTGATGGGCGTGACGAACGCGGGCGGCATCGAGGCGGTTGGGTTCGTCGATTTGCTGCCGCTGGTGAATCAAGTCGACGGCAACGGAAATGCGGTGCCGCACGGCACCATCTACCGATGCCCGTATTTCCGGCTGCAAGGCGGCGACAACGCGGTGATCATCGATCCGGTGGTCGGGGATATCGGTTGGGCTGGGTTCGCGGACCGCGACATCTCGAAGGTGGTCGCGACAAAGGCGCAGGCGAACCCGGGCAGCGGCCGAAAGTTCGATATGGCGGATGCCGTCTACTTCGGGGGAATTATCAACGGCACGCCCAAGCAGTACATGGCCTTCTCGAGTAACGGCATCGACATCCTGTCGCCGACCAGGATCAGCCTGACGGCGCCAGTGATCGTGAGCAATGCGTCCAGCACCTTTACGGTCAACTCGCCGCAATCCCAGTTCAGCGGCGCGGTGATCGTCCAGGGCTTGCTGTCGTGGCTCGCCGGCATGACAGGTAGCGTCGTCAGCGGCGTGGCCTCGGTTATCACTGGCGCCGTGCAGTTTGTCGGGACTATCACGTCGAATGGCAAGAGTATTGACAGCACGCACACTCATGGTGGCGTGCAGGAGGGCGGCGACATCACCGACCCGCCGAACTGA